Proteins from a single region of Chengkuizengella sediminis:
- a CDS encoding histidine phosphatase family protein has product MTTIGMIRHGITDWNIEGRAQGQSDIPLNEMGRRQAQCVATRLFGEHWDLMISSKLSRARETAQIIGKTLNISNLKYDNRLIEINCGKIEGLTEDERVLKWGLNWREADIEMENSQDVAIRGESVLKEILESYGGKRILVISHGALIGITLQKILPHRFSKTYIDNTSITILNYKKESWECPLYNCIQHLNGR; this is encoded by the coding sequence AAGGCATGGGATCACGGACTGGAACATAGAAGGTAGAGCACAAGGACAATCTGATATCCCGCTTAACGAAATGGGAAGAAGACAAGCCCAATGTGTTGCAACTAGATTATTTGGGGAACATTGGGATTTAATGATATCAAGTAAACTTTCCAGAGCTAGAGAAACAGCTCAAATTATTGGGAAGACGTTGAATATTTCTAATCTCAAATATGATAATAGATTAATAGAGATCAACTGTGGAAAAATCGAAGGGTTAACAGAAGATGAAAGAGTTTTAAAATGGGGATTAAATTGGCGTGAAGCTGATATAGAAATGGAGAACTCACAAGATGTAGCCATTAGAGGAGAATCAGTTCTAAAAGAAATTTTAGAATCTTATGGTGGTAAAAGAATTCTTGTCATTAGTCACGGAGCTCTTATAGGGATAACATTGCAAAAAATACTTCCCCATAGATTTAGCAAAACTTATATTGATAATACTTCAATTACAATTCTTAATTATAAAAAGGAATCTTGGGAATGTCCATTATACAATTGTATACAACATCTGAATGGAAGATGA
- a CDS encoding SDR family NAD(P)-dependent oxidoreductase, with protein MKYTVITGASSGIGYETALAFASREKNLIIVARRKEKLEDLKSEIMQMNPNIDVIIRTTDLSVTENVYRLYESLQEFQIETWINNAGFGNFASIADQHLDKIEEMLHLNIEALTLLSSLYVRDYLNVEGSQLINVSSGGGYTLVADAITYCATKFYVSSFTEGLAHELNEQGAKMKAKVLAPAATETEFAKRSMDVEDFDYNGAIPKFHTAKEMAGFMLDLYDSNQVVGIVDGITYEFELKDPIFNYAARFKR; from the coding sequence TGCACTCGCTTTTGCGTCTAGAGAAAAAAACTTAATTATTGTAGCTCGCAGAAAAGAAAAATTAGAGGATTTAAAATCTGAGATCATGCAAATGAATCCAAACATTGATGTAATCATTCGAACAACAGACTTATCTGTGACAGAAAATGTTTACAGATTATATGAAAGTCTTCAAGAATTCCAAATCGAAACTTGGATCAATAATGCAGGATTTGGTAACTTTGCTTCAATTGCTGATCAACATTTAGATAAAATAGAAGAAATGTTACATTTGAATATTGAGGCGTTGACATTACTTTCTTCTCTTTACGTACGTGATTATTTAAATGTTGAAGGATCACAGTTAATAAATGTTTCATCTGGTGGAGGATATACTCTTGTTGCAGATGCTATAACTTATTGTGCTACTAAATTTTATGTAAGTTCATTTACCGAAGGACTTGCACATGAACTGAATGAACAAGGTGCAAAAATGAAGGCAAAAGTGTTGGCTCCAGCTGCTACAGAAACAGAATTTGCAAAACGTTCAATGGATGTTGAAGATTTTGATTATAACGGTGCAATACCTAAATTTCATACGGCAAAAGAAATGGCAGGATTTATGCTTGATCTTTATGATAGTAATCAAGTTGTTGGTATTGTGGATGGGATCACTTATGAGTTTGAACTAAAAGATCCTATCTTTAATTATGCTGCGAGATTTAAAAGATAA